CGTCCATCAGGACCACGTCCGGTCGCGTGGCGCGGGCCTGCAGGATCGCCTCGACCCCGTCCTGTGCCTCGCCGACCACGACCAGGCCGGGCTGGTCCTCGATGATCGTGGAAAGGCTGCTGCGGACCATCGGCTGATCATCGACCAGCAGCACCCGCACCTGGGTTGTCGCCGGTGCCTCCGATCCGCTGCCGGCCGGGACCGTCGTCACGGCGGAGGGGATACGCCGGATCACCGGGGCACCTCGTCGGGGATGCGGGCGGTGAGCCGGAAGCCGCCCTCGACCGGCTCGGCCGCCAAGGTCCCGCCCAGGCTGCCGACCCGCTCGCGGAGGCCGAGCAGCCCGTGGCCGGCGCCGGGAGTGCCATGCCAACCAGGAGAATCGGGACCCCGGTCGGCGACCACGACGGTCACGAAGTCGCCGTCGCGGCGCAGCTCGATGTCGACCTCGGTCGGCCCCGCGTGCCGCACCACGTTGCTGAGTGCCTCGCGGACCGTCCGGCAGACCGCGACCTGCACACCGGGCGAGACCTCGCCCACCGCTTCGACCGCCAGCCGGGGCCGCAGCCCGGCTGTCTCGGCCCAGGCGACGATCTCCGGCAGAGTGCCCAGGTCCTCCGCCGGTCTGCGGGAGACGGCCTCGCCCGCGGGGCCGCGGAGCACCGTCAGCATCCGGCGCAGCTCGGCGGTGGCGCCCCGGCTGGTCTCCTCGATGTCACCCAGCGCCGCCGCGACCTGCTCCGATTTCGGCAGGTGGCGGGTGGACGCCGCTCGCACGGTGATCAGCCCGAGCCCGTGCGAGACCAGATCGTGCAGGTCGCGGGCGATCCGCAACCGCTCGGCGAGCACCGCCTCACTGGCTGCCCACGCGGTCAGCCGGCTCTCGTAGGCCGCCCGGTCGCTGCGCCAGCGCCGCACCGCCCACACCGCCGCGGCCACCGCTCCACCACCGATCAGCGGTGGGACGAGCCGCGCCGCGGGACCCGTGGCGCCGACCGTGCACATCGCCATCACCAGGACGACGGCGACAGCGGCGACGACCGGAACGGACCGGGAGCGCCAGGCGGGACGGGCATGCAGATTCACGTGCCCGACTGTAAACCTCAGACCAGGGTCGTAGAGGACGCCGGAAAAGTCGGTTCCCGGTCCGACGCGAGCGCACCGCGAACTCGGTTGACTTGGTGCCGTGATCGTCATCGACCGCGTTTGCAAATCCAAGAGCCGGACCCCGATCCTGCGCGAGGTCAGCTTCGAGGCCCGGCCCGGCCGGGTCACCGGCTTCCTCGGGCCCAATGGCGCCGGCAAGACCTCCACGCTGCGGGTGCTGCTCGGCCTGGACCGGGCCGCCAGCGGCACCGCCCTGGTCAACGGGCGGCCCTACGCCGGCTGGCCCCGCCCGCTGACCACCGTCGGTGCGGCACTGGACGGCAGCGGCGCACACCGATCCCGGTCCGCCCACGCCCACCTGCGCTGGGTCGCCACCAGCAACGGCCTGCCCCGCACCCGGGTCGACGAGGTGCTCGATCTGGTCGGCCTGACCGGCGACGCGGGCAAAAGGGCCGGCCGGTTCTCCCTCGGGATGAGCCGTCGCCTCGGGCTGGCGGCCGCGCTGCTCGGCGACCCACCGATCCTCGTTCTCGACGAGCCGGTGAACGGCCTCGACCCGGCCGGGATCCGCTGGATGCGCGACTTCCTGCGGGCCAGTGCCGCCGAGGGCCGCACCGTGCTGCTCTCCAGTCATCTGATGGGCGAGCTGGCCGAGATCGCCGACGATGTCGTCGTCATCGACAAGGGCAGCGTCGTCGCGCGTGGCACCCTCGCCGAGGTCACCGGTGAGCATTCCACGCTGGAGGACGCATTCTTCGCCCTGACCGGTGAGATGGAGCGGCCGTGGTCCTGACGATCCGCGCCGAGCTGCGCAAACTTCTCGGCCTGCCGACCGCCCGGGTCGGCCTGATCCTGGGCGTGCTGATCGCACCACTCCTGGTGCTGATCAACGCGCCGGCCACCCGCGAGTCGATCGCCGACGGCACGCTCGGCGATCCGACCGACCTCGGCTTCCGCAACCTGGGGATCGGCCTGCTCGGCGCGCTGATCCTCGGCGTCGTGTCGGTCAGCAGCGAGTACACGCCGACCGGCGACGACTCCCCCGGCGCCCGGCAGCTGACCGCGACACTGACGGCGGTGCCCCACCGGCTCCGCCTGCTGATCGCCAAGGCCACGGCCCTGGTCCTGGTGGTCGCCGTGCAAGGCCTGATCACCGCGACGGCGACCCTGGCCCTGACCGAACTGGTGCACGGCGACGCGGTCCCCGCGCCGAGCGTGGCCCGGGTGGCTGGGGCGATCCTCTACTGGGTGCTCATCACCCTGCTCGCGTTCGCGATCACCCTGATCGCACGCAACGGTGTGATCACGCTGACCGTCCTGATCCTGAACAGCTCGGTCGTCTCGGTCTCCTACCTGCTGTACAAGGTCATGCCGCTGGCGGCCTATCTGCCCGACATCGTCGGCCCGCACATGTTCATCCGCAGCATGGACCTGTCGTTGCGGATCCCGCCCGTCACCGCGGGCCTGGTGATGACCGCATGGGTGGCCGCATTCCTGATCCTGGCGGCCTGGCTCTTCCAGCGGCGCGACCCGTGAACGCCGCCCGCATCACGCACGCGGAGGTTCGCAAGCTTCTGACGCTGCCCGCGATACGCACCACCACAGTGCTCACCGTGCTCGGCACGCTGCTGCTCGCCACGACCCGGCAGGACGGGATCCGGGTGCTGCAGGTCGTGCAGGTCGGCTTCCTGGCACTCGGAGTCTTCGCGACCACCCACGAGTTCCAGGCCGGCGGCCAGATCCGCACCACCCTGCTGGCCTCACCCCGGCGGCTGCTCCTCACCGCGGCGAAAGGGACGGCTCTCGTCACCGTCACGGTTCCGGTCGCCGTCGTTGTCGCCTTGACCGCGACGGTCCCGGCGGGCGACAGCGGTAAGGCGCCCGCGGCGGTCGTCTACCTCGCGCTCACGTCACTGCTGGCGGCCGCGGTGGGCCTGCTGCTGCGCCACTCGGTCACGGCAGTGGCCGTGCTGCTT
Above is a genomic segment from Actinoplanes ianthinogenes containing:
- a CDS encoding sensor histidine kinase; this encodes MNLHARPAWRSRSVPVVAAVAVVLVMAMCTVGATGPAARLVPPLIGGGAVAAAVWAVRRWRSDRAAYESRLTAWAASEAVLAERLRIARDLHDLVSHGLGLITVRAASTRHLPKSEQVAAALGDIEETSRGATAELRRMLTVLRGPAGEAVSRRPAEDLGTLPEIVAWAETAGLRPRLAVEAVGEVSPGVQVAVCRTVREALSNVVRHAGPTEVDIELRRDGDFVTVVVADRGPDSPGWHGTPGAGHGLLGLRERVGSLGGTLAAEPVEGGFRLTARIPDEVPR
- a CDS encoding ABC transporter ATP-binding protein gives rise to the protein MIVIDRVCKSKSRTPILREVSFEARPGRVTGFLGPNGAGKTSTLRVLLGLDRAASGTALVNGRPYAGWPRPLTTVGAALDGSGAHRSRSAHAHLRWVATSNGLPRTRVDEVLDLVGLTGDAGKRAGRFSLGMSRRLGLAAALLGDPPILVLDEPVNGLDPAGIRWMRDFLRASAAEGRTVLLSSHLMGELAEIADDVVVIDKGSVVARGTLAEVTGEHSTLEDAFFALTGEMERPWS
- a CDS encoding ABC transporter permease; this encodes MVLTIRAELRKLLGLPTARVGLILGVLIAPLLVLINAPATRESIADGTLGDPTDLGFRNLGIGLLGALILGVVSVSSEYTPTGDDSPGARQLTATLTAVPHRLRLLIAKATALVLVVAVQGLITATATLALTELVHGDAVPAPSVARVAGAILYWVLITLLAFAITLIARNGVITLTVLILNSSVVSVSYLLYKVMPLAAYLPDIVGPHMFIRSMDLSLRIPPVTAGLVMTAWVAAFLILAAWLFQRRDP